A region from the Ciconia boyciana chromosome 1, ASM3463844v1, whole genome shotgun sequence genome encodes:
- the LOC140647124 gene encoding OX-2 membrane glycoprotein-like isoform X1: MWAGREVPACPGSLWLQELSGERQRLEGAASIHGSLSPGRGNVPRVRPKCIKKGKLRSMDQSLARLAEGTAKMMVTCLLLSSIWTVASGSVQVMHRKVQSVQAGGNVTFSCQSVTKEDVLQVTWQKEMDGAEDNIATYSTMNGQKIAKGYVGHVSFAHSELQASAISLHGVTLQDEGCYKCIFNTFPSGAVTGRMCLKVYAISDPKVEAKLIRSPDKAEDSEKVLGMSCSATGKPAPKITWRLPSILQQKPREYHVRLSNQTVTVISNFTHTHPKILQGYPIACVIQHPSLNVTLFLPMDTVVQGLDSSVAPAIAIAVGVLVPLTSLLLLACLLHRCLRHLRDPERNPAWPCWVGLPFAGLLQGSPTPAAGLAAGTRLCPATPELAARCPAQAAPGPGRDEGISPQPDSWVAARWEGET, from the exons AtgtgggctgggagggaggtCCCTGCATGCCCAGGTTCCCTGTGGCTTCAGGAGCTGtcaggggagaggcagagactGGAAGGAGCAGCCAGCATACATGGCTCCTTATCACCAG GGAGGGGGAATGTCCCTAGAGTAAGACCGAAGTGTATAAAAAAGGGGAAGCTGCGCTCAATGGATCAGTCGCTCGCTCGTCTTGCTGAGGGCACAGCTAAGATGATGGTCACTTgtctgctcctctccagcatCTGGACCGTTGCGTCAG GCTCCGTGCAGGTGATGCACAGAAAGGTCCAGTCAGTCCAGGCAGgaggaaatgttactttttcATGCCAGTCGGTCACGAAAGAAGATGTGCTACAAGTGACCTGGCAGAAGGAGATGGATGGGGCTGAAGACAACATAGCGACTTACAGTACGATGAACGGCCAGAAGATAGCGAAGGGCTACGTTGGCCACGTGAGCTTTGCCCACAGTGAGTTACAAGCCTCGGCCATCTCTCTTCATGGAGTAACCCTCCAAGATGAAGGATGCTACAAGTGCATCTTCAACACCTTCCCCTCGGGGGCTGTCACTGGCAGGATGTGTCTCAAAGTTTACG CCATCTCGGACCCCAAAGTGGAGGCTAAGCTTATACGCAGTCCAGACAAAGCTGAGGACTCTGAGAAAGTGCTGGGGATGAGCTGCTCAGCAACAGGGAAACCAGCTCCAAAAATCACCTGGCGCCTTcccagcatcctgcagcagaaaCCAAGGGAGTACCACGTCAGGCTGAGCAACCAGACTGTGACTGTCATCAGCAATTTCACCCACACCCACCCCAAAATCCTTCAGGGGTATCCCATCGCCTGCGTGATCCAACACCCCTCTCTAAACGTGACCCTGTTCCTGCCGATGGACACCGTGGTGCAGG GTCTGGACAGCAGCGTGGCACCAGCCATTGCCATTGCAGTGGGGGTGCTGGTCCCTCTgacttccctcctccttctcgcCTGCCTCCTCCACCGCTGCCTCAGGCACCTGCGTGACCCAGAGAGAAACCCAGCCTGGCCATGCTGGGTAGGTCTGCCTTTCGccgggctgctgcagggctcaCCCACACCAGCTGCGGGGCTCGCCGCTGGGACCCGGCTCTGCCCGGCCACCCCGGAGCTGGCTGCACGTtgcccagcccaggctgcacCTGGGCCAGGGAGGGACGAAGGGATCAGCCCCCAGCCAGACAGCTGGGTAGCAGCACGCTGGGAAGGGGAAACCTGA
- the LOC140647124 gene encoding OX-2 membrane glycoprotein-like isoform X2 → MDQSLARLAEGTAKMMVTCLLLSSIWTVASGSVQVMHRKVQSVQAGGNVTFSCQSVTKEDVLQVTWQKEMDGAEDNIATYSTMNGQKIAKGYVGHVSFAHSELQASAISLHGVTLQDEGCYKCIFNTFPSGAVTGRMCLKVYAISDPKVEAKLIRSPDKAEDSEKVLGMSCSATGKPAPKITWRLPSILQQKPREYHVRLSNQTVTVISNFTHTHPKILQGYPIACVIQHPSLNVTLFLPMDTVVQGLDSSVAPAIAIAVGVLVPLTSLLLLACLLHRCLRHLRDPERNPAWPCWVGLPFAGLLQGSPTPAAGLAAGTRLCPATPELAARCPAQAAPGPGRDEGISPQPDSWVAARWEGET, encoded by the exons ATGGATCAGTCGCTCGCTCGTCTTGCTGAGGGCACAGCTAAGATGATGGTCACTTgtctgctcctctccagcatCTGGACCGTTGCGTCAG GCTCCGTGCAGGTGATGCACAGAAAGGTCCAGTCAGTCCAGGCAGgaggaaatgttactttttcATGCCAGTCGGTCACGAAAGAAGATGTGCTACAAGTGACCTGGCAGAAGGAGATGGATGGGGCTGAAGACAACATAGCGACTTACAGTACGATGAACGGCCAGAAGATAGCGAAGGGCTACGTTGGCCACGTGAGCTTTGCCCACAGTGAGTTACAAGCCTCGGCCATCTCTCTTCATGGAGTAACCCTCCAAGATGAAGGATGCTACAAGTGCATCTTCAACACCTTCCCCTCGGGGGCTGTCACTGGCAGGATGTGTCTCAAAGTTTACG CCATCTCGGACCCCAAAGTGGAGGCTAAGCTTATACGCAGTCCAGACAAAGCTGAGGACTCTGAGAAAGTGCTGGGGATGAGCTGCTCAGCAACAGGGAAACCAGCTCCAAAAATCACCTGGCGCCTTcccagcatcctgcagcagaaaCCAAGGGAGTACCACGTCAGGCTGAGCAACCAGACTGTGACTGTCATCAGCAATTTCACCCACACCCACCCCAAAATCCTTCAGGGGTATCCCATCGCCTGCGTGATCCAACACCCCTCTCTAAACGTGACCCTGTTCCTGCCGATGGACACCGTGGTGCAGG GTCTGGACAGCAGCGTGGCACCAGCCATTGCCATTGCAGTGGGGGTGCTGGTCCCTCTgacttccctcctccttctcgcCTGCCTCCTCCACCGCTGCCTCAGGCACCTGCGTGACCCAGAGAGAAACCCAGCCTGGCCATGCTGGGTAGGTCTGCCTTTCGccgggctgctgcagggctcaCCCACACCAGCTGCGGGGCTCGCCGCTGGGACCCGGCTCTGCCCGGCCACCCCGGAGCTGGCTGCACGTtgcccagcccaggctgcacCTGGGCCAGGGAGGGACGAAGGGATCAGCCCCCAGCCAGACAGCTGGGTAGCAGCACGCTGGGAAGGGGAAACCTGA
- the LOC140647619 gene encoding uncharacterized protein — protein MDSPFLPLGWCQLVYDMRLAMGLKEAVKSDSVIAATLGGEANFYCNFSLSMDVLQVTWQKRNGSSFQNMATYSPNHGLRLIGSFQKKVRFTRATLKASAITLQNLTFEDESYYRCIFNVFPHGSFSKDICLNIQTISELTVEYESHLPTKGLLTAVCSATGKPAPKITWLDERDLDESPEIHHVQNANGTVTVANRLTFSANHLRALACFVDHPQGRKMKAVYLEKGREGVQKTIIIMVVLIAVVFLAILIHCIMRLINRKRKKLKRRSAPRTPAKKKGLHQDLSEKAMSLHVPKDQHVVYQNEEQTPDSSPHKRLPGLKRHLREKKTCRPLRSEEAENLNSNIPGVFERGPVGLCVKELGCTPMKEDREAMAGGRVQIRPHPSCSPAQHRKERHQPTEGPPPQAQRSTGAQGPVGSPN, from the exons ATGGACAGTCCCTTTTTGCCCCTTGGTTGGTGCCAGCTGGTGTATGACATGAGACTGGCTATGG GTTtgaaggaagctgtgaaatCTGATAGCGTTATTGCAGCAACCCTTGGGGGAGAGGCAAATTTCTATTGCAACTTCTCACTCTCGATGGATGTTTTGCAAGTCACCTGGCAGAAGAGAAATGGGTCTTCCTTCCAGAACATGGCCACCTACAGCCCAAACCATGGGCTGAGGCTGATAGGGTCGTTTCAGAAGAAGGTGCGTTTCACTAGAGCAACCCTGAAGGCCTCAGCTATCACACTCCAAAATCTCACATTTGAGGATGAGTCCTATTACAGATGCATTTTCAACGTGTTCCCTCATGGCTCTTTCAGCAAAGATATATGCCTCAACATCCAAA CAATTTCTGAGCTAACAGTGGAATATGAATCCCACCTGCCCACCAAGGGTCTCCTCACTGCAGTCTGCTCAGCAACAGGAAAGCCTGCCCCCAAAATCACCTGGCTGGATGAGAGAGACCTGGATGAGTCCCCTGAAATACACCACGTCCAAAACGCAAATGGAACAGTAACGGTGGCAAACAGACTTACCTTCTCTGCCAACCACCTCCGTGCCTTGGCCTGCTTTGTTGACCACCcgcagggaagaaaaatgaaggcagTTTAcctggaaaaaggaagggaag GTGTTCAGAAGACCATAATCATCATGGTGGTCTTAATAGCTGTGGTGTTCTTAGCAATCTTGATACATTGCATCATGAGACTaatcaacagaaaaaggaaaaa actgaagaGACGTAGTGCACCCAGAACACctgcaaagaagaaaggctTACACCAAGACCTAAGCGAGAAAGCCATGAGCCTCCACGTGCCAAAGGACCAGCATGTCGTTTACCAAAATGAG GAACAGACACCAGACTCCTCACCTCACAAAAGGCTACCGGGTCTGAAGAGACacctgagagagaaaaaaacctgcaggcCCTTGCGTTCAGAGGAAGCGGAGAACCTGAACAGCAACATCCCCGGCGTGTTTGAGAGGGGACCTGTTGGGTTATGCGTCAAGGAGCTCGGCTGCACACCAATGAAGGAGGACAGAGAGGCAATGGCAGGTGGGAGAGTCCAAATAAGACCCcaccccagctgctccccagcccagcacaggaAGGAGAGACATCAGCCCACTGAAGGCCCACCTCcacaagc